The proteins below come from a single Aegilops tauschii subsp. strangulata cultivar AL8/78 chromosome 6, Aet v6.0, whole genome shotgun sequence genomic window:
- the LOC120966280 gene encoding uncharacterized protein, producing MVSWSDGFDSSSSSGDNCVTQPHVPMECTKWSGLALNHPARCEHRAPCEKLVAFESTNSGRRFLGCAKKDGPKCKYVEWFDYEWPIPLKQALARIWTMYEEEVTERLRQNVVNAEEVCKVLEYKRKMENDLRFFKVNFAKMVADKEDAIAQLGNAQIALSHLKEELEKNKLVVKADTNIHQVLRAKAEKERDQEKLEKVKLLQEMDQIKQERDNLLEEREKFKQEKRHLEYIIGDLFKEKEATKGKIRKIKEIVDE from the exons ACTCGTCCTCGTCGTCTGGCGATAATTGTGTGACCCAG CCACATGTGCCCATGGAGTGCACGAAATGGAGCGGCCTGGCTCTGAATCATCCTGCACGTTGTGAGCATCGAGCCCCCTGTGAAAAGTTGGTGGCGTTTGAATCCACTAATAGTGGCAGGAGGTTTCTAGGCTGTGCAAAAAAG GATGGACCTAAGTGCAAGTATGTGGAATGGTTTGATTATGAGTGGCCAATCCCATTGAAGCAAGCTTTAGCTAGGATCTGGACTATGTATGAGGAGGAGGTGACCGAGAGGTTGAGACAGAATGTAGTTAATGCTGAAGAAGTCTGCAAGGTACTGGAATATAAGAGGAAGATGGAAAATGACCTGAGGTTCTTTAAAGTTAACTTTGCTAAAATGGTGGCTGACAAGGAGGATGCAATTGCCCAGTTAGGCAATGCACAGATAGCTCTTAGTCACCTGAAGGAAGAGCTTGAGAAAAATAAGTTGGTTGTCAAAGCAGACACTAACATCCATCAGGTGCTAAGGGCCAAAGCAGAGAAAGAGAGAGACCAAGAGAAGCTAGAGAAGGTGAAGCTGCTGCAGGAGATGGACCAGATCAAGCAGGAGAGGGACAATTTGTTGGAGGAGAGGGAGAAGTTCAAGCAAGAGAAAAGGCACCTGGAGTACATCATAGGTGATCTATTCAAAGAGAAGGAGGCCACCAAGGGGAAGATCAGGAAGATCAAGGAGATAGTTGATGAATGA